The genomic stretch GTGCGGCGCGAGTAGCCGGCGGATGCTCGCAAGGAACAGCGGATAGTTGCCGGCGCCGACGTGCTCGCCCATCTCGATCGCGCTCACCGCGTCGTAGCAGCTGCCGCCGGGGATGTCGCGGTAGTCCTGCATCCGCAGTTCGACCAGGTGACCCACCCCCTCGCGGGCGATCCGCTCTCGGCCGAACGCGAGCTGCTCGGCCGAGATGGTCACCCCGGTGACATGGGCGCCGTAGTTCTTCGCGGCGTGCACGGCGAGGGCGGACCAGCCGCAGCCGATGTCGAGCAGCCGGTGGCCGGGGTGCAGGTCCAGCTTGGCGCAGATGAGGTCGAGCTTGTCGCGTTGCGCGTCTGCGATCTCATACGACGGGTCGTCGCCGGTCCAGTACGCGCAGGAGTAGGCCATGTGTTCGTCGAGCAGCAGCGCGTAGAGCGCGTTGGACAGGTCGTAGTGATGGCTGATCACCGCCGCGTCACGACGCCGGCTGTGCAGCTTGCCGCTTGTCTGCGCTTCGGAGGCGGGTGGGGCGGGGGGACGGCCGACGGCACCGAGCCGCGCCAGCGCCGTGATGCTGTTGGCGAGGATGCGGGGGGTGAGCCGTGGCGTCAGGTCACGCGCGTGAGCGGCGGCCCAGACACGGCGCAGCCCGTCGGCGAGGTCACCGTCGATGTCGATGTCTCCGGCGACGTACGCGCGGGCGAGGCCGAGCTCGCCGGGTGCCCACAGCATCCGTCGCAACGCGTCCGGTGAACGCAGGATCACCAGCGGCGCGTCGGCGGGGCCGGTTTCGCTGCCGTCCCACCCCCGCACGCGCAGCGGCGGCTCGCCGTCGAACACGGCGGTGAGAACGTCGTTGATGGTCTGCGCGACGCTCGCCATCAGCGGCCGTCCCGGCGGGTGAGGATGAGCTGGGTGACGTCGAGGTAGCCGGCGCGGAACCCGGCCTCGCAGTAGGCGAGGTAGAACGTCCACATCCGCCGGAACGTCTCGTCGAACCCGGCCGCGTCGACCGCGTCGGCGTTCTGCAGGAACCGGGTGCGCCAGGCGAGCAGCGTGTCGGCGTAGGCGGTGCCGAAGCACAACCGGTCGCTGACCTGCAGGTCGGTGTGTTCGGCGAGAACTTGGTCGATCGCGGTGACGGACGGGAGCTGACCGCCGGGGAA from Mycobacteriales bacterium encodes the following:
- a CDS encoding cyclopropane-fatty-acyl-phospholipid synthase family protein, translated to MASVAQTINDVLTAVFDGEPPLRVRGWDGSETGPADAPLVILRSPDALRRMLWAPGELGLARAYVAGDIDIDGDLADGLRRVWAAAHARDLTPRLTPRILANSITALARLGAVGRPPAPPASEAQTSGKLHSRRRDAAVISHHYDLSNALYALLLDEHMAYSCAYWTGDDPSYEIADAQRDKLDLICAKLDLHPGHRLLDIGCGWSALAVHAAKNYGAHVTGVTISAEQLAFGRERIAREGVGHLVELRMQDYRDIPGGSCYDAVSAIEMGEHVGAGNYPLFLASIRRLLAPHGRVLIQQMSHGTHLRRDRHPGGGPFIERYIAPDM